The following proteins are co-located in the Branchiostoma lanceolatum isolate klBraLanc5 chromosome 16, klBraLanc5.hap2, whole genome shotgun sequence genome:
- the LOC136421688 gene encoding ras-related and estrogen-regulated growth inhibitor-like protein, producing MGDINLVVVGSESVGKSALTVRFLTRRYIGEYQSDTDIVYRHQAMIDGEQTNIEILDVSTGKGGDSLLTDKQIRWADGFVIVYSICDRGSFNRLRDVIRDIRDIRASENNHHHGHHHYNHYSMVIIGNKSDLEHRRTVSTEEGKALAATLECPFAEVSAADSYHDVAKTVQGLLRSVHDTQVMLKKRRNSQKFVNVAKALTGMFGGKKTTRKRRSL from the exons ATGGGTGACATCAACCTTGTAGTCGTCGGTAGTGAAAGCGTCGGAAAAAGCG CCTTGACAGTCCGCTTTCTGACCAGAAGATATATTGGAGAATATCAGTCCGATACAG ATATTGTGTACAGACACCAGGCCATGATTGATGGCGAGCAAACCAACATCGAGATCctcgacgtcagcactggaaag GGTGGTGATTCGTTGCTGACGGACAAGCAGATACGATGGGCGGACGGTTTCGTCATCGTGTACAGCATCTGTGACCGGGGCAGTTTCAACCGGCTCCGGGACGTCATCCGGGACATTCGCGACATCCGGGCATCAGAGAACAACCACCATCACGGACACCACCATTACAATCACTACTCCATGGTCATCATTGGGAACAAATCGGACTTAGAACATCGCAGAACTGTGTCTACCGAGGAAGGGAAGGCGCTAGCCGCTACCCTAGAGTGTCCCTTCGCGGAAGTTTCAGCCGCGGATAGCTACCACGACGTTGCAAAGACAGTCCAAGGACTCTTGAGAAGTGTACACGACACGCAAGTCATgttgaaaaagagaagaaacagtCAGAAGTTCGTCAACGTTGCCAAGGCGCTAACGGGGATGTTCGGAGGAAAAAAGACAACGAGAAAACGACGCTccttgtaa